From the genome of Prunus persica cultivar Lovell chromosome G8, Prunus_persica_NCBIv2, whole genome shotgun sequence:
TAAGTGGGTTTAGTATTATTAACTCAACTAATCTTAGGCATCACTTTGTGGTcgtccttttcttcttcattattGCAGGTTTTACAAGTTCCATCTCCTCAAACTGAAATTAAGCATGACTAAGTCTAAGAGCACCATTTcgaccaccaaaaaaaaaaaaaaaaaaatctaagagCCACCAAAATTTCGTTGTCAACAAAAGtctccctcttctctcttttcttgctAACCACACAATTGAATAGCAAACGATTCATAGCTATTGGCCACTCACTACTGTACAAGTTAACATGACATCACTCACTCTTTTATGCTCAACGTAATAATGTGGTTCCTGAGTGAATTAGTGTAATTTTTAGGTCAACCAATGCATTTTCGATAAAATTATTGTAAAAATTATGATGATAACCAAATGGTTACCTATTCCCATGTTCTgatctttcaattttgttttaccCATTTCTTGGATAAAATCTCCCAAcaatatttgaaaatgaattGGTTATCCATAATGATTAAGATTCACTTTAGAATTCCACTTCTTGTTCTAAATGGAAAGACTTGTCGGAAATTTGGTTGGTCCAACCAAGAAAGGCATGGGAGTCTTTATGCATCTCACATGAATTTTTGATCTTGGACCCACGACACTGAACACCCATCCAATCGTCGATTACTAATTTAGTTGATTTTTCAAATGGATAAGTTCAAaagtataataaaaaaaatgaatattttaagggatatgatttccccactcctattttctccacttacactcttttttgctttttaatactttttaatcaattttgttcattctctttcctattctacccTTACCCTacatcaatttctttttacttcacttttatattagttctttttctttatacataattttccaacttgcactccattttcaatattttttttttcctttaatcaAGTAGAAATTAAGTTTTTCCCCctttaatattgaaaatagAGTGTAAGttagaaaattaagtataaagaaaaagaaataatacaaaagtgtagtaaaaaagaaattaatttaggGTAAGGATAAAatgggaaagagaaagaacaaaattgattaaaaagtattaaaaagtaaaagagagtgtaagtggagaaaatgagagtgaggaAATCAGCTCcctattttaaataataattttttttaaaacaagcgATATTAAAAAACTCTTTAGATTATAAAACCACATAAGTAGTCCAAGAGTAACAATTTGTATCATGTTAATAGTAGTGTGcctatgaatttgaattttttgggggtttttaataaaaatataaattttgaactttttggCTTTAGGAAAcataaaattatgtttttcaGTTGGTAGAAAACccatatatttttcacttcACTTCCACTGCGCCACTTCCTTCCTGGCCTTCCTGAACCAAAATCCCACTCAAATATCTCTCCTCCTtcataaacaacaaaacaatggCGTTGCCAGCGCTGCCCGAAGTAGAGCTTCGAGAACTGGGCAACACAGGCCTCAAGCTCAGCTGCGTCGGCTTCGGCGCCTCGCCTCTGGGCAACGTCTTCGGTCCCGTCTCTGATGACGAAGCCATCGGCTCCGTTCGCGAAGCCTTTCGTCGTGGCATCAACTTCTTCGACACCTCTCCGtatgtaatttcttttttattcacgCAACACGCAAGTTCTCAATTTTTGTGAGCAATGCTTGTTCTATCCAGTTGCTGAGAAATTGtgaataattaaaagaaatttcGTGAAATTGAACTTATTTTCACATGATTAGATATAAAAGCAAACTAAAACTTATAATGCAGCCAGAAAGTCTGAAACTTTGTAGAGAATTTTCGAGAATTTCTCTTAGCATGTGATTTTGATCTGTGTGGCTCTGTTTGGTTTTAGAGAAAAATGTGGCAATATAAGATAACGAAGAGTTGGGGTTTTTCATTTATGAGATTGCAGATCAAAAAGAATTTTTGATACTTTAGAGTTACCAATTATTTGTGACCCAGAAAACCCATTTGGTTGTATTTGTTCTGACCTTGTAAATGAAATTCCTTCACTAATCTATGACACAAATCACATAACTTTTTGTATTGAAGTCACCTTCTTTCCATCTTATTTCTGctgtttttttgggtgtcaTACTTAAGTGTTCAGTTTCCCTTTCTGCTTCCCAATTGTTAGGTACTATGGTGGGACTTTGTCAGAGAAGGTGCTTGGTAAAACACTAAAAGCTCTGGGCGTCCCAAGGAGTGAGTACATTGTTGCAACCAAGTGTGGGCGCTATGCTGACGGTTTTGATTTCAGTGCGGATAGAGTGACTAAGAGCATTGATGAGAGCTTGGAAAGGTTGCAGCTGGATTACGTTGATATACTGCAATGCCATGACATTGAATTTGGGTCTCTAGATCAGGTTCTTTGGCATTTCTTGTTTTAGGGATAATGGTCAAGTTTTGTTCTCATTTGTTATAGCCTAATGACCAAGTTGTGTTCTCctgtttggttttgttaacAGATTATCAATGAAACAATCCCTGCCCTAAAGAAACTCAAGGAAACAGGGAAGATTCGTTTAATTGGTATTACAGGACTTCCATTGGGAATTTTCACATACGTTCTCGATCGGGTACCACCTGGCACAGTGGACGTGGTTCTGTCATATTGCCACTATGGTATTAATGATTCAGCTTTGGAGGATTTATTACCATACCTAAAGAGCAAAGGTGTTGGTGTCATTAGTGCTTCTCCACTTGCTATGGGCCTTCTAACCGAGAGTGGTCCTCCAGAATGGCACCCAGCATCTGCTGAATTGAAGGTAGACATTCTGTATACATCAGTTCCAGCTGGCATTTTACTTCAGAACTTAGTGAATCCTCTTCTTTATCACCATATCACATGCAATCCCGTTATTGAAAACTCTAAACTGATTAAtgtgttttatatttttgacaGTCTGCGTGCCGAGCTGCTGCTGTCTATTGtaaagagagagggaagaaCATTTCAAAGTTAGCTATGCAATACAGTTTGTCCAACAAGGATATCTCTTCGGTGCTTGTTGGCATGAACTCCATTAAACAGGTTCTGATCCATCATTTACCTCTAACTTGTACGTTCTATCAGGATTGCACAGTGGGTGCTATACCACCCTGCTCTATGGCTTTATAGTAGCATGAACGAATGATCATGTCAAGGAAATGAATTACCTATTCGCTCATGTCACATTGACATCCCATAGAAAATCCTTTCCTTTCATTATTTcataaaatttctaaattatgAAGATCATTCTTTGGTCTCTGTTTTGTATTATCCTTTTCCTAATCAGGTTGAGGAAaatgttgctgctgctgtggAGCTTGAAACTGTTGGGAAGGATGAAAAAACTCTAGCAGAGGTTGAAGCTATTCTGAAACCTGTGAAGAACCAGACATGGTCTAGTGGAATCCAGCAGAGCTGACAATTTTGCTGTTGTATGTAATCATCTGTATCTTGTAcgcatttttatttatgttcgtTGCCTTCATTGGCCTGCTGGCTAGATATTAATTCTTTTGTAATGGATATTAATTCTTCAGGAGGCCTTATTCTATTGTAATGGAACTCTCTTTACATGAGAGAGGTTGTGCTTATATTAATGGAGATGAATCAATAAAATGTGTATTGCTCACAAGCATTGTACTCCTAGCCATTGCAAGGAGGCATTctagcattttcttttttccaatcaGAAGGCAGGTGCTCCACTGGTTGTGTTATTTTCAACTTCTCAGTCGCATAAGCTAAACTGATTTAATCATAATTTGTCAACTGTATGGATCTTTGTcaactttaattatttaaggttcagaaagaaaataataaaacattgCTAAGTTGTATTCAAGAATCAAGATACAAAGAAGCAAAACTTGTATCCATTAATCTGTGTGAAATGGTCATAAAAGAGAAACACCTATGCAAAAGGAAGAACAATCGATCTATATGTTACTCCCTAAGTTCATTTACATGGCTGTTTTCTCAGATGAAAAAATATCTGTAACCGTACTTAAATCCATAATGTTAGCCTCCACTCCCATCGACTTCGGCAATAATCGATGTCAAGAAGTTACATTTCCGCTGTCCTTGATGTTAAAACTGTATGTGAACATCCAGTCTCATCCACTGGAGCTAGAAATGAGGTCAAGGAATCTGTCTTCACTGCAAGGGATTGTGATACCACCCATGGGATGATTATATCCAAATTCTTCTTCAGCCTGGCTTAGCAAGTCTTTGAACGAAGGCTGGTTCAAGCATGATATTGGAATCACAAACCGCTTCTTTTGGCTTTCCCCAATATAGACTGCAAAATAGCCTTTTGGAGCAGCTTGGTTCGAGGGGGAGTGTCGAAATTTTTGCTTAGCATGAATAATACCGGGCAAACGAAAAcccatgtttttttaaatttgtttagaTGAAGAACAAGCAAAAGATTTCAAAGAAATTTGCGGGACAATGGAAATTTGTAAATGGTCAAGAATGTGAGATTGATTGTGAAACCAATTTAGTTTATATAGATGAAAGGGTATGAGTTAAATCCTCTATTAATTAAGTCAAATTGAAACCCTCATGAGAATTCACATGGATTGGTCTGCCCTATTGTCATGAGGATTTCATGTGAAATTGGTAAAGCTGTAACCTTCTAGACAAACATCTTGCCCTACctcatatatttaaatataaccAAAGCACCCAATAAAAGATACAGATTCAAACACAATGAAAGCTCTCATAAAATATAGAGCTAAACCTCCAAGATTAGAGACATGCTTGAGACATTTAGCTATTGATAAGACAACTAATACCAGAAGCATTAAATGGGAGATGATATTGGTGCAAGCAAAATGGTGGGGCAATTGTCAAATATGGAAAGCTGAGGACAGTGAGACATGTTAACTGTTAGAGGAGGCGGCAGAAGTCCAAAGTCATGGAATTACAAATAAGaatacagaaaaaaa
Proteins encoded in this window:
- the LOC18766583 gene encoding L-galactose dehydrogenase, whose protein sequence is MALPALPEVELRELGNTGLKLSCVGFGASPLGNVFGPVSDDEAIGSVREAFRRGINFFDTSPYYGGTLSEKVLGKTLKALGVPRSEYIVATKCGRYADGFDFSADRVTKSIDESLERLQLDYVDILQCHDIEFGSLDQIINETIPALKKLKETGKIRLIGITGLPLGIFTYVLDRVPPGTVDVVLSYCHYGINDSALEDLLPYLKSKGVGVISASPLAMGLLTESGPPEWHPASAELKSACRAAAVYCKERGKNISKLAMQYSLSNKDISSVLVGMNSIKQVEENVAAAVELETVGKDEKTLAEVEAILKPVKNQTWSSGIQQS